The sequence CTGGAGCTGTTCCCACACGACCACCGACTGCAAAACTGGCTGAAATACGCTGCAGACCAGATTGCTTTTCAGGGGCTGCCTGCCCGGATTTGCTGGCTTGGATACAAAGAGCGCGATCAGGCCGGACTGATGTTCAACCAGATGGTGAAAGATGGACGCCTGAAAGCCCCCATCGTGATCGGACGGGACCATCTGGACGCTGGCTCGGTGGCCAGTCCCAACCGTGAAACCGAAGCCATGCTGGACGGCAGTGACGCGGTTTCAGACTGGCCCTTGCTGAACTTCGCAACGGGCGTGGCAAGTGGCGCAGCATGGATGAGTTTCCACCATGGAGGTGGTGTGGGCATGGGATTCAGCCAGCACTCTGGACTGGTTGCCGTTGCCGATGGCAGCGAGGAGGCCGAAAAACGCCTCTCCATGTGTCTGGTCAATGACCCCGCCATGGGTGTGATCCGCCACGCCGATGCAGGCTACGACAAAGCCAAACAGGTCGCAAAAGAACGCGGTCTGGACCTGCCGTCGATCTGAGGTTTGCATGTCCCATTTGCCGTTTTCGGGTTTGATTTCATTCGCAAGGTCTCCCGTTGTGGACCTGACCGTTTCCTTCAATGCCGATGTGGGCGTGCTGGGCATTCCTTTTGACATTGCCCTCGGGTTTCGGCCCGGTGCCCGGTTTGCTCCCAGAGCCATCCGTGAAGCCTCTTTGCGTTACACCCTGCCCGAGGAAGGTTTTTACGATTTGCGCTCTGGAACGCGCAAACTGGCTGGTTTGAAGCTGGTGGATGCTGGCGATGTGGTGCTTCCCAGTCTGGAGCCTGAACTGGCCCGCGACCGGATCACTCTGGCAGCAAAACAACTGCGGTCCAGCGTGAAACTTCCGGTTTTTCTGGGAGGGGACCACAGCGTTTCCTATCCGATTTTGCGGGCGTTTGAAGATGTTCAGGACCTGCACATCGTGCAACTCGATGCCCATCTGGATTTCACCGATGTGCGCAACGACACGCGTTTCAGCAATTCCAGTCCGTTCAGGCGGGCTTGTGAAGACCTGCCGAACCTGACACACATCACCACCATTGGCTTAAGGGGCCTGCGTTTCGATGAGGAGGCGGTTCAGGCAGCCCGTGTCAGAGGTCACACCCTGATTGGCATGTGGGCCTGCGAAGACCTGCAAGAGGTGATTCAGCAGCTTCCAGAGAACAAAAACGTGTACCTGTCTTTCGATGTGGATGTGCTGGACCCCACAGTGCTTCCGGCCACCAGCAGTCCAGAGGTGGACGGCATGACCTACCGCACGGCCATGCACCTGATCCGTGAAACAGTTCGGCGCAACCATCTGATGGGTCTAGATGTGGTGGAACTCACCCCCCATTTGGACCACAGCGGGAATAGCAATTTGCTGATCGCAAGGCTCATCATGGAAACACTTCAAGAGGTGTTCGAATGAAAACGCTTTACATTGGCATCACGGAACTGGCCACCGCAACCGGCCCTGAACTGAAAAAAGGCCCCGAGCAACGCAACCTGAAGGTCATCAAAGACGCAGCCTTGCTGGTGGAAGGGGAGACCCTGCTGTGGGTGGGAGAACGCAAAGACGCCCCTGCCCACGACAAAACCGTGGATTTCCGCAACAAAGCGGTGGTTCCCGGCCTGATTGATCCCCACTCGCATCTGATCTGGTCTGGCAGTCGCTTGAATGACTTTGAGGACCGCATCAAAGGCGTTTCTTACGAAGAAATCCTCTCCAGAGGGGGAGGCATCCACCAGACGGTGCGTTACACGCAGGCCTCCACTGCCTTTGAGATGGTGTCTCTGGCGGTTCCACGCATGAATGCTCTGGTGCGCAGCGGAGCCACCACCATTGAGGTCAAAACCGGATACGGCCTCAATTACGACACCGAAATGCGCATGCTGGAAGCCATACGTGATTTGCAGGACTTCACTCCGGCCCGCATCGTTCCGACCTTGCTCATTCACCTGCCCCCCAAAGACCGGGACCGCAAAGATTTCATCCGTGAAGTGACGGAGGTCTGGATTCCCGAGGTTGCGCAAGAGGGTCTGGCCTCTGCGGTGGATGTCTTCGTGGAAAAAGAAGCTTTCACTGTAGAGGAGGCCAGAGAAATCTTGCAAGCTGCCAGAAGCCACGGTCTGCACACCAAACTGCATGCCGATCAATTTCACGCTCTGGGAGGGGTGGAATTGGCCTGTGAGCTGGGCTCTCTGAGTGTGGACCATTTGGAAGCCTCTGCAGATCAGCAAATTCAGGCTCTGGCAGCCTCAGAGACGGTGGCCACGGTGCTGCCCGGTGTGACTTTACATCTGGGTTTGCCTGCTGCACCTGCCCGCAAAATCATTGATGCAGGTGGGGCTGTGGCCATTGGCACCGACCACAATCCCGGCAGCAGTCCGATGTTCAGTGCAAGTCTGGCCCTTGCCCTCGGGGTGCGCCTGAATGGTCTCACCCCTGCAGAAGCCCTCATCGCCATGACCGCCAACGCTGCCCACGCTCTGGGGCTTTCTGACACCGGACGCCTTGAAGCAGGCATGAAGGCCGATTTCTTGGTGCTCGACAGCCACGACTGGCGAGAAATCGCCTACCGTTTTGGCAACGCTGTCGGCAAAGTGTACATTTCCGGAAAGGAAGCATGATTGAACTTGACCAGCACCTGACCCTGCAAGATTTCATTGCCGTGGTCCGTGATTTTGAAACGGTGACCCTCTCTGGCACAGCCCGAGAGCGGGTCCAGAAAAGCCGCACCTTCATCGAGGAGATCACCTTGAAGGGCGATCCAGTTTACGGTGTGAACACCGGGTTCGGGAAATTCCAGAACACCCGCATTGACCGCCACCAGCTTGAAGAACTCCAGCGCAACCTGATTCTGTCCCATTCCATCGGGGTGGGGGAGGCTTTCCCCAGAGATGTGGTGCGCGGAATGCTGCTTTTGCGGGCACAGAGCCTTGCCATGGGACACTCTGGCGTGCGTCCTCTGGTGATTGAGGGGCTTCTGAACTTCCTGAACCACCAGATCCACCCTGTGGTGCCCTCTCAGGGATCGGTGGGCAGCAGTGGAGACCTTGCTCCCCTCTCACACCTCACGCTGGCCCTGATTGGTGAGGGAGAAGTGGAGCATCAGGGACAGGTTCGCCCGGCCAGAGAAGTCCTGAACGAAGTGGGATTGAGCCCCATTGTGCTGCAGGCCAAAGAAGGTCTGGCCCTGATCAACGGCACGCAGGCCATGTGCAGTTTGCTGGCCCTGCTGATTCATGATGTGGAGATTTTGCTGTCCAGTGTGGATCTGGCCGCAGCTTCCACCATCGAAGCCCTCAAAGGCAGCCACAAACCCTTTTCTGAAGGCATCGTGCGCCTCAGACCCCATCCCGGAGCCAGACAGGTCAGCGAAAACCTCAGGCTGCTTTTGCAAAACTCCGAAATCGAAGTCTCACACGAGAACTGCGAGAAGGTACAGGATGCCTACTCTCTCAGGGCCACCCCTCAGGTGCACGGGGCTTCCAGAGACGCTTTGCGCCATGCCCGTGAAGTCCTCGAAATCGAGATGAACAGCGTCACCGACAACCCCCTGATTTTTCCAGACGAGGGGAAAGTCATCTCGGGCGGCAATTTTCACGGCCAACCTCTGGCCCTTGCTGCCGATTATGCCGGAATCGCCATCGCTGAACTGGCCAACATCAGCGAAAGGCGCATTGAACAGATGCTCAATCCTGCCCTCAGCGGACTGCCTGCCTTTCTGGCCGATCAGGGGGGCCTCAACAGTGGCCTGATGATCTCCCAGTACACCGCAGCCAGTCTGGTCAGCGAAAACAAAGTGCTGGCCCACCCGGCCAGTGTGGACAGCATCCCCACCAGCGCCAATCAGGAAGACCACGTTTCGATGGGCACCATCGCCTGCCGCAAAGCCCACCAGATCTTTGAAAACACCCTCTGGGTGGTGGCCATAGAACTGGTTTCGGCTGCACAGGCGCTGGACTTTCAGGCCCCCCTGAAGCCCGGAGATGGAGTCAAAGCCGTCTATGACGCCATCCGCAGCGAAATCCCCCACCTTGAACGGGACCGCTACTTCAAACCCGAGGTCAGCAAAATCCGTGAGATGGTCCGCTCTGGGCGTCTGGTGCAGGCAGCAGTCAACGCAGTGGGCAAGTTGCACTGAAAGACAAAAACCTGCAAAAGACCGGGAATTCACTCCCGGTCTTTTGAGTTACTGTCCCAACTCCGGAAACTCTGGCACCACAGACCCATAGATCCACTTTTCCAGAAAGCCTTTCAGCTCCGGTTTCCCGGTGGTTTTGACCACACTTTGCACGAAATCTTCGGTGCTGGCATTTTTAAAGGCATGGGTTTTGTGGTAATTTTGCAGCACCTGCCCAAAAGCCTTCTCTCCAATTTTGAATTTCAGAGCATGTAGCACCAGAGACCCCCTCTGGTAAGCCCTCTGGCTGAACAACTCTTTTCGCTCGGTGATGTAAGGGGGCTTCATTTTGTTCTTGAGGTTGCGCTCGTAGCGGGTTTTCAGAAAAGCCTTCAGGTCTTTCTCTTTGGGGTACTGCCAGAGGTCCTGAAAGTAGGTGGCAAACCCCTCACTCAGCCACAAATCCGACCAGGTTTTGGGTGTCACGCTGTTGCCAAACCACCCGTGGGACAACTCATGCACAAAAGCCCAGTCGGCTTTTTTCTGGCTGGGAAAGGTGGACAGGGTCTGGGTTTCCAGCGCATAAGGGGTCGGATACTCCGTAAATATCACCCCATACTCTGAAAACGGATAGGGTCCCACCTGCTTTTCCATGAAGTTCAACATGGCCTCCAGCTTGCCCAGTTCTTTCTTTTGAAAATCCTCTGGAAGACTGGCCGGAAAGTAATTGCGAATCTTCAGGTTGGGCCTCAGTTGCCGGATTTCTTGCCCAAAACGGTTGATGTGCACGGTGGCCAGATAGGTGGCCATGGGCTCTTTCATCTCGTAGACGTAGGTTTTGGAGTCGTTCAGGTTGCTTGTGGTTTTGGACGTCCCATTCGCCACCCCCATGTAAGGCAGGGGCACCGTGATGCGGAAGGTGAAAGTCGCTTTGTCGCTCGGGTGATCGTTGCAAGGGAACCACGACATGGCTCCATTGGGCTCGTTCAGCACGTAAATTCCGTCTTTGAATTTCTTCCAGCCCACCGAATCTTCTTCAGTGTCTCCGGGATCTTTCACGGTTTTGGGCACCCCAGAGTAAATCACCTGCACACGGTAGGTTTTGCCCACGCTGGAGGTTTCATTCAGATCAATCAGCAGGTGTTGCCCCTGTTGCTGGAAAGCTGCGGTTTTCCCATTCACCTGCACCTCTGAAACCGTCAGGCCCAGGAGGTTCAAACGGATGGCAGGTGTAGAGGCCACCGTCTTGAGTTGGATCAAAGCCGTGCCTTTCAGAAAATTCTTCTGAACATCCACCTCCAGACCCAGATCGTAATTCAGCACATCCAGATTGGGGTCCAGAGACTCGGGATACATCACCTCTGGATTTTTGGCAGGGGTTGGGACTGGGAAATCTTTGGAAGGGCTGGGTGGTGTAGAAGCCAGAACCATTTTGGGCAAGTCCAGCACCAGACGGGCTTTTTGCTCACCAGAGGCAGGCAAAAAAGACACTTTGATCTCCTGCAAATAAGCAGGATCAAACTTCAGGGTGATGCTGTTGGCTGTGGTGGCATAAGAGCGCACAAAAGGCACATTCACCGTTCCAGACTCTGGGGTCAGGACAGGTTGGGTCAATTGAATTTGAATGCCACTGGTCAGGGCCTGCACGGAAAAATCGGTGTTGCCAGCAAGGTCAAACACCAGACGGTAAGCGTTGTCGTGCTCTCCCACTCTGGGGGCAGCGAAAGCAAGGCTTGACATCAAAAGGGCGGAAATCAGGTGTTTGTGCATTGTGAAAAGATCCTCCAGAGGAACATTTTAAGGGTTGGAGGCGAGAATGCCGAGGGCTGAGGGCCAAGAATGGCAAAAAGCAGAAGGCAGAAGGAAAAGAAAGCTTTGGCTAAAGCGATGAGGGGCGCAGCGTGCTGCGCCCCTACAGTTCCCCTTGACCATGTTTTATGCGTACAGCACGATGCTCTCGGCCTCAGGGCGAGGCACGCCTAGCCCCTACAAAACCCTCGACCCCTACGCCCGAGTCCGCATCATCCGACCACGTTTTTCCGCTTCAATGGCCCTCTGGAGTTCGCTGATCTGTTTGAGGAGCTGGATTTGCTGGGTGGGATCTGCGGTTGCCAGCTGTTTTTTCAGCTTGGAGACTTCATCTTTCATGAGGGTCTGGGTGTGCAGGGATTCTGCTTCCATGAGGCCCTGTTCTTTCATTTCGGTGAGGCGTTCCACCATGTCCTGATGCTGGGCCTGAATCTGGGCCTCGGGGTTCTCAAAGAGGAAAGACATCAGGATTTTTTCTTCTGGGCGACCCCGGAAGTGTTCCAGAATGGCCTCGCGGGAGGGTTTTTCTCGGGCCACCCGGATGATTTCCTCTGCAAAGGTGTTTTTGAAGGGGCTGGAGCCTTCCATTTTTTGCAGCAGTTTGGGGTCCAGCAGGATTTGCTGAGCCAGATACAGCTCACGGCGGTCTTCCTGGGTTTGCGAGGAGACCATGCCTTTGATGTTCACCTCGGTGAGGTTTTTGCGTTTGCTTTTGCTCTGGACCCACTCGTTCAGTTTGGCTTCGTCGATGCCAGCTTTTTCGGAGACCTGACGGCGCACCTCGGCTGCAATTTCATCGTAGATGTCATGGTCCTGCATGCGGGGAAGCAGCATTTGCAGGAAGCCACGTTTGCCCTCAGGGTGGGTCAGGTCAAACTGGGTCATGGCGTGCTGGATGCGGAATTCCACCTCGCTGACCCCTTTTTGCAAAGAGGTGCGGATGCTTTCGGTGTCTCCGTGTTGCAGGGCATCTGCTGGGTCTTTGCCACTCGGGACCCGGTGGGCAGAGATCAAAAATTTGCTGCCCAGCATCTGGTCCAAGCCTGCCAGAGTGGCTTTCTGTCCGGCTCCATCCTGGTCGAACATCAGTTTGACGGTGCGGATGCCCTGCCTTGCCAGCAGCGCTCCGTGCTCTGCAGTCAATGAAGTGCCCAGAGTGGCCACGGCCTGCTTGAAGCCCCACTGGTGCATGGCGATCACGTCCATGTAACCCTCGACCACCACAATTTCATGGCTGCTCTGGGCCAGATTGCGGGCGATGTTAAAGCCGTACAGCAACTCACTCTTTTTGAAGATGTCGGTTTCGGGGGTGTTCAGGTATTTGGGTTTGCTGTCATCGAGGACCCGGCCTCCGAAGCCCACCAACCGGCCCAGATAATCGCGAATGGGAAACATCACCCGGTTTCTGAAGCGGTCATAGACCCGTCCGGTGTCCTGCGCTTCGGAGAGGAGTCCAGCTTGCAGCAACTGGGCTTCGTGAACCCCTTGCAGTTTGCAGAATTTGATCAGGCCGTCCCATCCTGCGGGGGCATACCCGAGTTCAAACTGGGTGATGCTTTCTTCGGTCAGGCCACGGGCGTACAGGTAACCCAGAGCATCGCTGCCTTCGGGCTTTTTGAGGCTCTGGCGGAAGTAGCTGAGGGCCAGTTCATTGACCTCAAAAAGGTCCCGTTGCTTCTTGTCGGAGGTGTTGAATTCCAGTTTGATGCCGGTGCGGTCTGCCAGTTTTTGCAGGGCATCCGAGAAGGGGAGGTTTTCCACCTGCATCAGAAATTTGAAAGCATCTCCACCGGCTTTGCATCCGAAGCAGTAGTAGTAGCCCTGATTGATGTCCACGTTAAAAGAGGGGGATTTTTCTTTGTGGAATGGGCACAGACCTTTGAACCTGCCGTTTCCAGCAGGGGTCAGACGGACGTACTCTCCGATCAGGTCGGCGAGGTTCAGTCTGGCTTTGATTTCTTCTTTGGTCCCCATGCCTGTCTTTCTTCACCTCCAGCAAAAGAAAAATGTGCTGGAGCCTCTGTTCAAAAGTCCCATTTTTTGTTCACACGCAAACGTGCCCCGCAAGATTCGGGGTTGTCATTCTATCTTAAAGCAAGGTCACGGTGTAAATAGAGAGTGGAGCGCTTGACATCTTTGCAAAAAAATGCGCAATTCACTCAGACGGGAAAAGCGCATTTTGATTGTGCCAGACGGTCAATATTGATCTTCGTCGTAGTGGAGCACCGGCAGCCCGAGGTGCTCGTAAGCCCTCACGGTTGCCACACGGCCTCTGGGCGTGCGTTTCATGAAACCCAGCTGGATCAGGTAGGGCTCGTACACGTCTTCAAGGGTGTTGGCATCTTCACTCATGGCAATGGCAAGGGTGTCGAGGCCCACAGGTCCGCCCGCAAAACGGTGAATCAGGGTTTCCAGCAGCTTCAGGTCGCGTTCGTCCAGACCGGCAGAGTCCAGACCCAGCAGGTCCAGAGCCTTTTCTGCCCGTTCTCTGGAGATGTTGTGCTCTCCGGCAACCACGGCATAATCGCGCACCCGGCGCAGATAACGTTTGGCAATCCGCATGGTTCCGCGTGAACGGGCTCCGATTTCCAGAGCGGCCTCCTCGGAAAGCTCGTAGCCGTTCAGGGTGGCTTCTCGGGTCAGACCCCACGCCAACTCTTGAGGGGTGTAATACTCCAGGTGCTCAATGATCCCGAAACGGGAGCGCATGGGCGCGGTGATCAGACCGGGACGGGTGGTGGCCCCCACCAGAGTGAACCTCGGGAGGGGCAGTTCGATGGTGCGTGCTGCTGGACCCTGCCCGAGCACGATGTCCAGTTTGAAATCTTCCATGGCCGGGTAAAGGTGTTCTTCTGCCACCCGTCCCAGACGGTGGATTTCGTCGATGAACAGCACATCGCCTTCTTCGATGCTGTTGGTCAGGATGGCGGCCAGATCTCCGGGCTTTTCGATGGCAGGTCCAGAGGTGACTTTGATGTTTACGCCCATTTCATAAGCGATGATGTGGGCGAGGGTGGTTTTCCCCAGACCGGGAGGCCCGAAAATCAGCGTGTGGTCCAGCGCTTCGGCTCGGGTTTTGGCGGCTTGCAGGTACACCGCAAGTTTTTCTTTGACTTTTTCCTGCCCGACGTAATCCGAGAGGGTTTTCGGGCGCAAAGTGAGGTCGGCTTCCATTGTTTCTATTTTACGCTATAAACAGATTGAAGGGGAGGGGGAGGGCACAATTCAGGAGCATGCCCCGGAGGGTTCAATCCGGGGCATTTCAATGGATTCTGGGTTAAGCTTGCTGCCTTCTGCCCGTGATGGCCCTGAACAGGGCAGCGATTCCAGCCAGAATGAACACAAAGAACTTCTTCAAGAACAGCAAGATGACGGCCAGAATCCCGGTTTTGCTGGCTGCCGCCCCGAGCCCACCGGCCACCAGAGCTGCCAGACCGTATTCGGCCACCTTGTCGCGTCCGGCCTGAAAATCCTCATAACGGTTGCCAGGGGTGAAGCTGACAGCATCCAGCATCTCTGGAATGGCTGCTTCGACTTCAGAAATCTGGTTCATGCCTGCCACAGCATTGAGGTTCAAAACCCCAGTCCTGCCCAGCACACGAACGTTGTAGTTCAGGGTGTGCACAGGATCGCTGTCAAAGGAAATCTCTTTGGCCCAGTACATTTTGTGACTGAGGCCATCGTATCGGGGAGGGGTGGCCCAGCCGATCAAATCAACTGTTGGATAACCGGCCTCTTTGCGCTCTGCATTGCTGCTTCTGGAAGCTTCTTGCATGTCTTTGAGCAGTTGGCTGTAGTTGATGGTGCTGGCGTCTTTATCCGAAATGTGTCCATCTTCCTCATAGGTGACCACCACACCCCAGCCCGAGTTGCTCATGGGACTGGTTTTTGCAGGCACCAGCATGCCCAGCACATCGGGGTCCTGAGGGTTGCCCCAACCTTCTTCCAGCAGTTTCTGTGCATTGCTGGCATCCAGAAACCGCATGTTGACCGGCACCTGAATGTTGACTTTCTGATTCAGTACGCTGACCTGACCGGTCTGGTACACCAAACTTCTTTCAAATTGTGCAGGATCAAAAGTGTCACTCTGGCCCAGAGCAACACCCAGCAGCGAAAGGCCCAAAATCAGCATTTTTTTCATTGATTTCCTCACATTTCCAGTGGAGTTCCCAATTCCTCATCCATTTAATCTATGACAAATTCTTTTCACATGCCTATAGGTTGTTTAGCTTATAACAGAATGGTGGGCATTTTGCGGATCACATGTCGCGCAGGTCGTCCTGGCTCAAGGCCCCTCGGATCACCAGGGTGTCCCCATCTCTGGCCACAAACCGAACTCTGGGATGCAGGAGTCCTCTTTTGAACAATGCATCCGAATAGGGAAGACGGTGCTCCTGTTCCGTCTGCTTGCGGAGGCCCAGAATCCCCCCCTCCAGATGGCTGGCCTGAATGCCATCGGCCTGCAAATACATCACGGCCAGTTTGCTTTTCTGACCCACCTCACAGACCACCAGATAGGTGTGCTCTGGGGTCAGGTGGTGTTCTCCCTGTTCCAGGGTGGCAAGGTCCAGAGCGGTGGCCTCAAAACCTTCAAAATACAGCCCCAGAGGTTCGGCTTCACGGTCCAGTTCATCGCGCAAATCAAGGAGGTGCTTGAGGGGTTGTTCAGTCATGGCTTTTGCAGTGTAACCCATGGACTGTTTTGCAGGATTTCCTTTGTTATGCTGAGTGCCATGATTGAAGATGTGAGCCCTCAGGAAGGATTGGCCCGTGTGCAGGCCGGAGCTTTGCTCATCGATGTGCGCGAGCCCGGAGAGTATCAGGAAGTGCATGCTGAAGGTGCACAGCTGATTCCCCTCTCTGAATTCGAAGCCCGTTACACCGAAATTCCCCAGGACCGCGAACTGGTGATGATCTGCCGCAGCGGTGCCCGCAGTGCTCGAGCAGGCAGCTACCTTTTGCAGAACGGCTATTCCAACGTGGTCAATCTGGCCGGAGGCACCATGGCCTGGGTCAATGAGGGTCTGCCTCACGTGAAAGGAGAATGACGTGCCAACCGTTGAACAGGTGCTGGAAGCCCTGAAAGTGGTGAAAGACCCCGAGATTCCCGTCAATGTGGTGGATCTGGGTCTGGTTTATGATGTGCAGATTTCAGAAGAAGGCACCGTGGACATCGAAATGACCCTCACCAGTGTGGGTTGTCCTGTGCAGGACATGATCCGTGCAGATGCCGAACTGGCTGTGATGCGTTTGGAAGAGGTCAACAAAGTCAACGTGGATTTTGTGTGGACTCCACCATGGACCACCGAAAAAATGTCCGAAGATGGCAAACGCCAGATGCGGATGTTTGGCTTCAACGTCTGATCTTCTGAACGTTCCAGAACCCTCTGCGGAGGGTTTTTTTGTTGTGGGTATCGGCTCAAAATGTCCAAAAGCAGTGGAAATGCAGTGGCTGAAATTTACAGGCCCTATATATAAGGTACAAACGCACAAAAGCACGGGTTTTTCTGCAAAACCCACGGACATTGCTTGAAGTTCTAGCGGTGAAAAAATTCCCTCACGAGCATGCCGAATTTTGGGATTTGTGATTGTTCATTTTGATTCCAATTGCTGTTTTATGCCTGTGGAACGATTCCATGAAGTTGTGGAATGATTTCCATAAATGGCAAAACCGCTTCAATACACCAAAAACAAAGGGATGTGATTGGTGGTGCATCATTTGGTGCACAATGCAACAGGCTTGTGCGTCTCTGGCACAAGCCTGAAATACCCGAGTCTGGTTTTGCAGAATTGAGGCAGGCTCTGGAAGGCCCACCTGTTGCATAACAACCTAGCACACCCGGCTGCAGAAAAAAAGTCAGGGGGAACACGTACCCCTGACTTGAAATCCCGATTTTACCGTCTGCTGCCGTCGATTCAGGCAGTGACTGTCGACTTTTGAGGTTTCAGGCTGAGCAAAGCCACCACCAGAAGCACCATCAGCAAGATTCCAGAGAACAGATAAGGGCTGCCATGGGAAACATACTGGTACAGGTACCCTGCAATGATGGGGCCCAGCATCCTTCCCAGAGCCGTGGCAGAACTGTTCACACCTGCAATGCTGCCCTGCTGGTTGGATGCCACCTGCAAAGACAGGGCGGTGGAAATGCTGGGTCCGATGAAGGCACTGCCAAACCCAATCACACACAGTGCAAAAGTGATGCCCCAGAAGGTGTGCATGATGGGCATCAGGAGCATTCCTGCCCCCATGATGGCCAGACCCATCCAGATCAGGGTGGATTGGGCGACTTTCTTGGAAAGTTGACGGATCAGACCGCCCTGCACTGCCACTGCCACCATACCGAAGATGAACAGCGAAGTGGCAATGGTGCGCACGGCTTCTTTGCCAGAAAGGTTGAGATTGTCCTGGATGTAGAAAGACACCGTCTGTTCCATGCCCACACTGGCCAGGGTGGTCAACATGGAAATCACCAGCAGGACTGGAATCTCGCCTTTCAAAAAGCTGACTTTGACAGGCTGTTTTTCCACTTGGGGCCGCAAGTGGATGGATTCTGGCAACAAGAAGAAAGCTGCTGTGGCCGTCACCAGAGCGAGGCCAGACGAAAAGAAGATGGGCACCAGCAGGTTGCCTCCCTGCGAAAGCACCCCACCAATGGCTGGACCAAAAATGATTCCCAGACCGAAAGCAGCACCAATCAGACCCATTGCTCCAGCGCGTTTCTCTGGAGGGGTGATGTCTGCGATGTAAGCCTGGGCCGTGGGCAGGGTTGCACTGGACAGCAAACCGCCTGCAATGCGGGCCAGCAGCAGAGCAATCAGGAGGGCACTGCCAGTCAGGGTGCCTTCCATCCCGAGGTGGGCCATGTACCCGAAAAGCCCAAAAGAGATGGCAAACCCCACCAGTCCGAGGATCAGGATGGGTCTGCGGCCTCGGGTCTCAGAGAGGTGGCCCCACCATGGAGCACTCAGAAACTGGGCAAGGCTGTACACCGTGGAAAGCCAGGTGGTTTGTGCTGTGGTGATCCCGAGTTCCTTGGACAGGGGAGCCAACACTGGAAACAGCACACTCAATCCCAGCATGGCAATGAAAATGGTCAGAAAAAGAAGTCCCAGAGGCTTCGAGCCTTTCATGTTTTGATGTTACCATACGGTCACTTTTTGACTTTCCAGAAGAAATGACAATTTCGAAATGGTCAGGGTCAGTGCAAAGTGACGATCTTTTGCAAAATTTGGGTGCTTTATGGGTGAAACCCGCATGAGCACGCGAT is a genomic window of Deinococcus misasensis DSM 22328 containing:
- a CDS encoding DUF2167 domain-containing protein, producing MKKMLILGLSLLGVALGQSDTFDPAQFERSLVYQTGQVSVLNQKVNIQVPVNMRFLDASNAQKLLEEGWGNPQDPDVLGMLVPAKTSPMSNSGWGVVVTYEEDGHISDKDASTINYSQLLKDMQEASRSSNAERKEAGYPTVDLIGWATPPRYDGLSHKMYWAKEISFDSDPVHTLNYNVRVLGRTGVLNLNAVAGMNQISEVEAAIPEMLDAVSFTPGNRYEDFQAGRDKVAEYGLAALVAGGLGAAASKTGILAVILLFLKKFFVFILAGIAALFRAITGRRQQA
- the ruvB gene encoding Holliday junction branch migration DNA helicase RuvB, which produces MEADLTLRPKTLSDYVGQEKVKEKLAVYLQAAKTRAEALDHTLIFGPPGLGKTTLAHIIAYEMGVNIKVTSGPAIEKPGDLAAILTNSIEEGDVLFIDEIHRLGRVAEEHLYPAMEDFKLDIVLGQGPAARTIELPLPRFTLVGATTRPGLITAPMRSRFGIIEHLEYYTPQELAWGLTREATLNGYELSEEAALEIGARSRGTMRIAKRYLRRVRDYAVVAGEHNISRERAEKALDLLGLDSAGLDERDLKLLETLIHRFAGGPVGLDTLAIAMSEDANTLEDVYEPYLIQLGFMKRTPRGRVATVRAYEHLGLPVLHYDEDQY
- a CDS encoding metal-sulfur cluster assembly factor, yielding MPTVEQVLEALKVVKDPEIPVNVVDLGLVYDVQISEEGTVDIEMTLTSVGCPVQDMIRADAELAVMRLEEVNKVNVDFVWTPPWTTEKMSEDGKRQMRMFGFNV
- a CDS encoding rhodanese-like domain-containing protein, which codes for MIEDVSPQEGLARVQAGALLIDVREPGEYQEVHAEGAQLIPLSEFEARYTEIPQDRELVMICRSGARSARAGSYLLQNGYSNVVNLAGGTMAWVNEGLPHVKGE
- a CDS encoding rhodanese-like domain-containing protein, coding for MTEQPLKHLLDLRDELDREAEPLGLYFEGFEATALDLATLEQGEHHLTPEHTYLVVCEVGQKSKLAVMYLQADGIQASHLEGGILGLRKQTEQEHRLPYSDALFKRGLLHPRVRFVARDGDTLVIRGALSQDDLRDM
- a CDS encoding MFS transporter — translated: MKGSKPLGLLFLTIFIAMLGLSVLFPVLAPLSKELGITTAQTTWLSTVYSLAQFLSAPWWGHLSETRGRRPILILGLVGFAISFGLFGYMAHLGMEGTLTGSALLIALLLARIAGGLLSSATLPTAQAYIADITPPEKRAGAMGLIGAAFGLGIIFGPAIGGVLSQGGNLLVPIFFSSGLALVTATAAFFLLPESIHLRPQVEKQPVKVSFLKGEIPVLLVISMLTTLASVGMEQTVSFYIQDNLNLSGKEAVRTIATSLFIFGMVAVAVQGGLIRQLSKKVAQSTLIWMGLAIMGAGMLLMPIMHTFWGITFALCVIGFGSAFIGPSISTALSLQVASNQQGSIAGVNSSATALGRMLGPIIAGYLYQYVSHGSPYLFSGILLMVLLVVALLSLKPQKSTVTA